A DNA window from Daucus carota subsp. sativus chromosome 3, DH1 v3.0, whole genome shotgun sequence contains the following coding sequences:
- the LOC108211992 gene encoding disease resistance protein RPV1-like, with protein MDIADDQFAAIPYFSVPTCSTPCWNVFLSFYGKDSRSSFTSHLYSALDQAGIQTFMDEPELRKGEEISQGLLNAIHGSKISVIILSENYAYSKWCLNELVEILSCKKTNGHVVIPIFYYVDPSDVRHHRGSFGKALKDQKKRHSEVTLEKWKSALAEIGKLKGYHLQKDADKNESNIIQEILENVVPQACRKILLLEEYLFGIDSVVEDIYQKLSMESSDVRAIGICGMGGIGKTTTAKAFYNKYSKEFHITCFIENGRQYSQESSPLLALLNQLLIELLRVKDYKVLDVETGIKKLKQILCSKKALIVLDDLYQPIYSEFLTRLCDLFSAGSRIVVTTRDANLLHQLKVDISEVDIYMMKELGYPDSLDLFSYHAFRKPTPPENFRELTVSFVTYAGGLPLALKVLGSSLRGRTQMSFWKAKLEKLQKIPKKEIQKILQLSYDELDDETLKAIFLYITFFFIGKDKDEAIQIFQSCDFFPDAGIPILVERCLLTIGMNNKFQMHNLIQDMGTEIGKSRGLFWRGAPKDMQNVEGAYRTEGLILDLTMSAEKHVDAKIFEQFSNLRLLEIIGAHDIKGNLKDLFHELRVIRWHGCSWTYLPPSFRPQNLVSLDMSMSNLEKFWKSPTVTPLKQLANLTHMNLAGCVNLKQLPEQLGDIKGLKMIDASFSAIEELPDSITHLKKLVKLNLNGCKKLRVLPKQFGNIEGLRTFDATDSAIRQLPDSFVDLINLVDLQLSYCKKLKKLPEQFGNMVGLRTFDAGESAIEQLPESFGCLKNLDYLRLFYCKNLTSLPNSICMLKLLRVLDVDACLKLERLPEQLGMMQCLKELRASDTAIEELPDSIGLLSKLQVLSAVNYKLKYVRNNIWNLTSLTELRLFQNGIYKIDLPERVENMKLEDLILRCNISLWMPMIQSFSSLKYLFIVDDGRNVSPTRHLSLSKLHNLQYLTLANCTSLGSSFPELPLNLMLLNICGHTALEQLPDMSYLKELIILNIHGCNNLRSLPPLPPHLKLIEVSKCKRLEELPDLSMLKELESLSFSRCNNLKVIDLTGTSLIMVEQHNSFSFTAILPNSEFAKWLCSRASNTGRTLYTIYDIYIHFNVWMLYIMLKRWDSSLYHISKTIEAWGNCLMGRCYVFLTGFISGQNKNHTKSLHILTIIPEISYYQIYMASTSNKSAVTCSSSPPSWDVFLSFYGKDTRRNFISNLYFSLDQAEVITFKDDPELEKGEEISRGLLKAIHGSKMFVVVLSENYARSPWCLDELVEILDCKRNQNRVVPVFYYVDPSDLRYQKGSFGEALNYHMKRYSVDIIEKWKSALAEIGQLSGYHLKKDSDGNESKTIQEIVENVARHTCKKESHLVEYLVGINPAVEEIYGKLSMESNDVRAIGICGIRGIGKTTIAKAFYDKYSQKFHISCFIENQKEQSEEDIPLLPVLNQLLIKLLRRKDYTVHNVESGMRKLEQTLCSKKALIVLDGFHQSVYSGLFPRLHSFFFAGSRVIITTRDANLLKKSKVDLAEADIYMVKPLDKITSLELFSYHAFRNPTPPESFRELTKSFATYARGVPLALEVLGSSLRSRTDVSFWKAKHKELQNVLHLNYDDSDCETESLAMVLDFAFFFIGKVMKVDFPTFSSYDIFLNWDTKINRKMFTKYRQR; from the exons ATTGCAGATGATCAGTTTGCTGCAATACCATATTTTTCTGTTCCTACGTGTTCTACACCTTGCTGGAACGTGTTCTTGAGCTTTTATGGTAAGGACAGTCGAAGTAGCTTTACTTCACATCTTTATTCTGCTCTGGATCAAGCTGGAATTCAGACCTTTATGGATGAGCCAGAACTCAGAAAAGGTGAAGAAATTTCACAGGGACTGCTTAATGCAATTCATGGTTCAAAGATATCTGTCATAATTCTGTCAGAGAATTACGCTTATTCAAAATGGTGCCTAAATGAGCTCGTAGAGATCCTCAGTTGCAAGAAAACAAATGGTCATGTGGTAATTCCCATATTTTACTACGTTGATCCATCAGATGTACGACATCACAGAGGAAGTTTCGGGAAAGCTCTTAAAGATCAAAAGAAGCGTCACTCTGAGGTAACACTGGAGAAGTGGAAATCTGCTCTTGCTGAAATCGGGAAGCTAAAAGGATACCATCTCCAAAAAGATGCAGATAA GAATGAATCAAACATCATTCAAGAAATTTTGGAGAATGTGGTGCCACAAGCATGTAGAAAAATATTACTCCTTGAGGAGTATCTATTTGGAATCGACTCTGTTGTTGAAGATATATATCAGAAACTGAGCATGGAGTCAAGTGATGTCCGTGCCATTGGGATCTGTGGGATGGGCGGAATTGGAAAGACTACAACTGCCAAAGCTTTCTACAACAAATATTCCAAAGAATTCCACATCACCTGCTTCATTGAAAACGGAAGACAATATTCACAAGAAAGTAGTCCTCTACTCGCGCTACTTAATCAGCTCTTGATTGAGCTTCTCAGAGTGAAGGATTATAAGGTCCTAGATGTTGAAactggaataaaaaaattaaaacaaatcctTTGTTCTAAGAAAGCTCTAATTGTTCTGGATGATTTGTACCAACCAATCTATTCAGAATTTCTCACAAGGCTTTGTGACTTGTTTTCTGCTGGAAGTAGAATCGTCGTTACAACAAGAGATGCAAACCTCCTGCATCAATTAAAGGTAGATATATCAGAAGTAGATATATACATGATGAAGGAACTGGGATATCCTGATTCATTGGATCTCTTCAGTTATCATGCTTTTCGGAAACCAACACCACCAGAAAATTTTAGAGAACTCACGGTCAGCTTCGTGACCTATGCTGGAGGTCTTCCATTAGCTCTCAAGGTGTTGGGCTCATCTTTGCGCGGTAGGACTCAGATGTCGTTCTGGAAAGCTAAACTTGAAAAACTTCAGAAAATTCCCAAGAAAGAGATACAGAAAATCCTTCAACTGAGCTACGATGAATTAGATGATGAGACATTAAAGGCAATTTTCCTTTATATCACGTTCTTCTTCATTGGAAAGGACAAAGATGAGGCTATTCAAATTTTCCAATCTTGTGATTTCTTTCCGGATGCTGGAATACCAATTTTAGTGGAAAGGTGCCTACTAACAATCGGTATGAATAATAAGTTTCAGATGCATAATCTTATACAGGACATGGGAACAGAAATTGGGAAGAGCAGAGGCTTGTTCTGGAGAGGAGCACCAAAGGATATGCAAAACGTCGAG GGAGCATACAGAACTGAAGGTCTTATATTAGACTTAACCATGTCCGCGGAAAAACATGTTGATGCAAAAATATTTGAACAGTTCTCCAACTTGAGGTTGCTTGAAATAATTGGTGCACATGACATCAAGGgaaatttaaaagatttattTCATGAGCTAAGGGTCATTCGGTGGCATGGTTGCTCCTGGACTTATTTACCTCCTAGTTTTCGTCCACAAAACCTCGTCTCTCTTGACATGTCAATGAGCAACCTGGAGAAATTTTGGAAGAGTCCCACGGTCACG CCTCTTAAACAACTTGCTAATTTGACCCATATGAATTTGGCTGGTTGCGTTAATTTGAAACAATTGCCAGAGCAATTGGGTGACAtaaaaggcttaaagatgattGATGCAAGTTTCAGCGCAATTGAGGAACTGCCAGATTCAATTACTCACTTGAAGAAATTGGTTAAGCTGAACTTGAACGGATGCAAGAAGCTTAGAGTATTACCTAAACAATTTGGTAATATTGAAGGCTTAAGGACATTTGATGCAACTGATAGTGCGATTAGGCAActgccagactcgtttgtagacCTGATAAATTTGGTTGATTTGCAATTGTCGTATTGCAAGAAGCTTAAAAAGTTGCCAGAGCAGTTTGGGAACATGGTAGGTTTAAGGACGTTTGATGCAGGTGAAAGCGCAATTGAACAACTGCCTGAATCTTTTGGATGCTTGAAAAATTTGGATTATCTGAGGTTGTTCTATTGCAAAAACCTTACCAGCCTTCCAAATAGCATATGCATGCTGAAGCTTCTCCGAGTACTAGATGTAGACGCCTGTTTAAAGCTGGAGCGATTGCCTGAGCAATTGGGGATGATGCAATGCTTAAAAGAGCTTAGGGCTTCTGATACAGCAATTGAAGAATTACCAGACTCTATTGGACTACTGAGTAAATTACAAGTTCTGTCTGCAGTGAACTATAAGCTTAAATATGTGCGCAATAACATATGGAATCTCACGTCACTTACAGAACTGAGACTTTTTCAAAATGGCATCTACAAAATTGATTTGCCTGAGAGGGTAGAAAATATGAAGCTGGAAGATTTGATTCTGAGATGTAATATAAGCTTATGGATGCCTATGATCCAAAGTTTCTCTTCCCTAAAGTACTTATTCATTGTTGATGATGGCAGAAATGTCTCTCCAACCAGACACTTAAGCCTTTCTAAGCTTCACAACCTCCAATATCTGACACTGGCCAACTGTACAAGTCTCGGCTCCTCCTTCCCGGAACTTCCTCTGAATCTAATGCTCTTGAATATATGTGGCCATACAGCATTGGAACAGCTCCCGGATATGTCCTACTTGAAAGAGctgataattttaaatatacatgGATGTAACAACCTTCGATCACTTCCACCACTTCCTCCTCATCTGAAACTAATTGAAGTTAGTAAATGCAAAAGGCTGGAAGAGCTTCCAGATCTATCAATGCTGAAGGAACTGGAAAGTTTGAGTTTTAGCAGGTGCAACAATCTGAAAGTTATTGATTTGACAGGGACCTCCCTAATTATG GTAGAACAACACAACTCCTTTTCATTTACGGCTATTCTACCAAACAGCGAGTTTGCAAAATGGTTATGCTCCAGAGCCAGTAACACTGGGCGTACTCTGTATACTATCtatgatatttatatacattttaatgTCTGGATGTTATATATTATGCTCAAAAGATGGGATTCTAGTCTTTACCACATCTCAAAAACAATTGAAGCCTGGGGAAATTGCCTGATGGGAAGATGCTACG TCTTTTTGACCGGCTTCATTTCCGGACAAAATAAAAACCACACTAAATCTTTGCACATTCTCACCATCATTCCCGAAATTTCTTACTATCAAATTTACATGGCTAGCACAAGTAATAAATCAGCAGTCACTTGTTCTTCATCTCCTCCTAGCTGGGATGTCTTCTTGAGCTTTTATGGTAAAGATACTCGCAGAAACTTTATTTCCAATCTTTACTTCTCCCTGGATCAAGCTGAAGTTATAACCTTCAAAGATGATCCTGAACTTGAGAAGGGAGAAGAAATTTCACGCGGACTACTTAAGGCAATCCATGGTTCAAAGATGTTTGTCGTCGTTCTGTCAGAGAACTATGCTCGTTCACCATGGTGCCTTGATGAGCTTGTGGAGATCCTTGATTGCAAGAGGAACCAGAATCGGGTTGTTCCTGTATTTTACTACGTTGATCCATCAGATCTTCGGTACCAGAAAGGGAGTTTTGGAGAAGCTCTTAATTATCATATGAAACGGTACTCTGTTGATATTATAGAGAAATGGAAATCTGCTCTTGCTGAAATCGGCCAGCTGTCAGGGTACCATCTCAAAAAGGATTCAGATGG GAACGAATCAAAAACCATTCAAGAAATTGTGGAGAATGTCGCACGACATACATGTAAAAAGGAATCACATCTTGTAGAATATCTAGTCGGGATAAATCCTGCTGTGGAAGAGATATATGGAAAACTAAGTATGGAGTCAAATGATGTCCGTGCCATTGGGATTTGTGGCATTCGCGGAATAGGGAAAACTACAATTGCCAAAGCTTTCTACGACAAATATTCCCAAAAATTTCATATCAGTTGCttcattgaaaatcaaaaagaaCAATCGGAAGAAGACATTCCTCTGCTCCCTGTACTTAATCAACTCTTGATTAAGCTTCTCCGGAGAAAGGACTATACAGTCCACAACGTTGAAAGTGGAATGAGAAAATTAGAACAAACCCTTTGTTCTAAGAAAGCTCTCATTGTTCTGGATGGTTTCCACCAATCAGTCTACTCAGGATTGTTTCCAAGGCTTCACAGTTTTTTCTTCGCAGGAAGCAGAGTTATTATTACAACTAGAGATGCAAACCTGCTAAAAAAATCAAAGGTAGATTTAGCAGAAGCTGATATTTACATGGTGAAGCCATTGGACAAAATAACTTCATTGGAGCTCTTTAGCTATCACGCCTTCAGAAATCCGACTCCGCCTGAAAGTTTTAGAGAGCTCACCAAAAGCTTTGCAACTTATGCCCGAGGTGTTCCATTAGCTCTCGAAGTATTGGGTTCATCTTTGCGCAGTAGGACTGATGTGTCA